From the genome of Mycobacterium kansasii ATCC 12478:
ATTCGAGATCGCCGAGTCGGTTGTTAGCGCATTGTCCAGCACGTGGCTGGTCGTGGTTCCGTGCTGACCCACCGTCTCGATGAGACCCTGAAGCCCCGAAAGCATCTGTGCTTGCGCATCGAAAAACCCTTGCGCACCGTGGCCCGCGAAGAATTCCTGCAGCGCATTCGTCTTGTTGGAGGTGTCTTCGTGAATTTCGTGCAGCTGCCCGGCCCGCGATCCCACGTCTGTAGCGAAATCGGATACGGCTGCCGGGTTATAGGTGATTTGGTCTCCCATGATGGATTTCCTTCCGAAGCGGTTTATGGACTAGAGGTATATGGAGACGTATCGGTAGGTCAGGACCCGTGGCCGCCGCCGAAGAGGGCTTGGAACGCGTGCTGTGAGTCCGCTTCGTGCGATTCCATCAGGGCCGCGGCCTGTGTCAGGCCTTCGGCCAGCCGGGTGCCGCCCGTCAGGACCTTGTTCAACTCGTTGGCGACCTCGGTAGCGGTCGCGTGGGAAGCAACCACACCAGCACCAGACCAGGTCGCCGGGTTCATGACGTTCTCCTGGTTGGCCAGGTAGCCCTGAGCTATGGCCATCGCGTGCTCCATGTTGGCCTGAATGTCATGAGCGGTACTGCGCAGCATCTGCGGTGTTACTTGAATAGTGCCGTCTGGCATGGGGATTTTCTCCTAACTACGGTGAGCCGTTTCGCCCTTGTCTATCGGGCATGAAGCGAAGTGTATGGCTGCTACTTAGAGCTGTCGATTCACCCTCTGCGCCAGTTCGTGACATCGCGGTCGTCGACTACCCGCACGGTCGCCGGCTGCTCGGACTTGCCGTGCGATCCGCGGTGGCCTGCGGCAGCATGACCCACCGGCATGCCGCCCATGGGCGCGCCGCTCATCGTCGTTGTCGTCGGCGAACGTAGGGCTTCAGCGCCCAGCGCCCCGCTTGGCCGCAGTCCCACCGGACGACCACTGCTTCCCGATTCAAACGCACTGACCGGACGAGTGAAGCTGGTAGCGGACATGCCAGCGCCGCCCAGAGAGGCGCTCCCGCCCCCGGCGCCAAGCGACGCCTCGGTCGCCGCGGCCCCCGCTGCGGCCGAGGCCGCCGAAGCCCCGGGCGCCGCGCCGCTCATCCCGAGAGCGCCGGGACTGGCGAACATGCCCATCATCGACTGCAAGGGCTGCAGGGCGCTCATCGGCGCTTGCATCAGCCCGGACGGAGCCTGCAAAGCTTGAGGAACCGCTTGCATCATCGACTGGACCGGTTGCATGAACGTGCCGATTTGGTTGCCAAAGTTCTCGCCGGCCGACGTTGACTGGCCGGCGGTGGATGTCCCCGCCTGCACCCCTTGATAGGCCGACCGCATGCCGTCCCCAGCCGCGGCTTCCGCAGCAGCCTGCCCGACAGCCGAAGCCGCCTGGGCCGGTGCCGCCGGTGACGCACCCATGGTCGCGACCGGCGGCGGAATAGCCAGGCTTTCCGCCAACCCCGCCAGGATCCCGCCGTAGGTTGCGCCCACGGCCGAGTTGTTTGGCCACATCACCCCGAAATACTCGACATCAAGCGAGATGATTCGGGGTGTCAGCGCCCCCCAGACAAGCGGATTGATGTGGTTGTCGACCGTCCACTCGTCACGGTTCTCCATGCACTCCGGAGCCGGGCGCATGGCACTGTTGGCCATCTCGAACGCCGCTATCGCCGCCGAGACCACCGCCGGTTTGACGTCAACCCAGCCGGCTAGGCCGTGCAGGGAAGCATTGAGCATGGTCACGTTGAGCGCCGAGGCAGCCGAGCCGAGGCCAAGCCAGCTCGCCGCGGTCGCCGCGGTGTTGATCGCCGACGCAATACCTGAGGCGTGGTGGCTGGCACCTACAGTGGTCCAAGCCGTTTGGTTGGCCACATGCGTGGAGATTCCGGTTCCTGCCTTGAGCAGCAGGTCGTTGGCCTCAGGTGTACGCGCAGCCCATCCTGGATCGGGCATGCGGATTTAACCCAGCGCCGATGCCGCTGCGCGTAGCATCTCGGTGGAGTCCGACACCCCCGCCGCGAGGCCTTGGGCTCCCGCGAACAATCCGCGCTGGGCGGCATGCTCGGCGACCACACCCAGATAGCTGGCACCACAGGCGTTCAGTGCCGCCGAGAACATCGCGGAGTCCGGATCGTCGCCCATCGGGGTCGTCCCGAGTAGGGCCGGTGCTGCCGCGGAGGCCGTAGCTTCGGTTTCGGCGCTGATCGCCGACTCGGCAGCTGCCGATGCCAGAACTGCCTCTGGTTGCACAGACCAAACCATGTTTACCCTCCGAATGTGGTCTCGCGACGAGACGTGTTGGTTGATCAGTCTAGTGCGAGTCGGCGGATGATGTATTCACAAGTTGACTGGGGGTATGACCTGCGGCTTTCAAGCTCGGCGGGCAAGTGCTGTATACGTGCCGCTGCGGCAACCGTGGGCCGGTCTGAGCGATGCCGGCCGAGTGAGCCCAATTCGCGATCAATGCTCCGACGAAATGCGCCGCGATAGAACATGGCGGCCCTACCCATACCCACCGCACCCTGCCATCGCGGGCCGCCACCAGGACGACAGGCATTACGGTGGTCACCACGGCGCAGATGAGTGCAATGCACGGAAGCGGCGGCGATCGAAGCGTGGACACCGATCGATGCGGCATACGCAGCCAGCTGTTGTCCGCGGCGATCTCGAGACTGCGAATTAGCTTCTGGCGCACAAATTATCTCGCCGTTCTGCCAAAACGACTACTTCGTGTCTCGCGGGTAGTCTGCAGCCGGTGTAGCCGTAGACTACGAGGTTGCCCCGATAGCCGACCTTGATGAATGTCCCGGTCGGACCGGAAAACCACACATGATGGTCGCCGGGCTGGTCCCGCATGACCTGGACGTTGGTGGCGCCGATTTTGGCAGCGGCTACCCTGCCGGGCTCCACAATCATGGTCCAGACGTCGGAGACCGACACCCGGACGGCAACTGCATCCGGCAGAAAATTTCGCTTGCCGTCCACCTCGACGGTGCAACGGCCCGCGTCGTGAAATGCTTGCCCCAGAGACGAAATCTGCGCCGGACGGCCAACTTGGAGACTGTTGTTAATCGGCCAGGGTCGCCGCCGGCCTCGGCGATCAGCAGCGGAATGCTTACGAACCGGAGCCGCATCGCGCCGTCCGCGACTCTGAAACGCTGCCTTCCATCCTGGGGACTCTTACCGTGTGGCAAGCGTCGACGGGATCCCTACCAACACTCCTTCGACCGCGTCATCGGTGTCCACCAACAGAGCGCGTCCGGGCGGTAACGCTTGCGCACGAACCATTCGGTTGATTCTGTTCTGCGGATCGTTATCCATATACAGCTGCGCCACTTTCGCTGACGTTTGGAATCTCATCCACGGGTCCATCGGCATAGTCGCCCAGTTCGCGCTGTTACGCGTGGTGAACACGTGCAACCCGATCTGGCGGGCGCGCTCCATCAGCTTCCACAGCGCCGCACCCACGGGCGGCTTCTGCGGGTAAGTCTGTTCCTTGCGCAGGTCCTGGAGGTCGTCGATGAGCACGAAATGCCGACACCCCTCCCACGGCTTGAGCGCGCGCAACTCTTCCTGGCTCAAGCCCTTGGGAGGCAATCGGGGCAGTAAGACCTGTTGGGCCAGCACGGTGATGACCTCGTCGATCTCGTCTTGGTCATAGGCGTATGCCCGCACGTAGCCGGGGCCATGCAAGTCGCGAAGCCCATGCGGGGCGGTCTTGGGGTCGATCAGCGTCAGCTGGGCTTCTTCCGGGCTGAACCGGCTCATCACCGCCTCACCGATGGCCACCAGTGCGGTGGTCTTGCCGCAGCCCTGGCGGCCCAGGATCATCAACCCGGGGCTCTCCCGCAGCTTGAGCGGCACCGGTCCGAGCTGGTGCCGCTCACCGATCGCAAATGCAATCGTGAGGTCGTCGCCGCTCGGGTGCGCGGCCTCGTACTCGAGGATCGCCTTCAGTTCGACCCGCTGTGGCAGCCGCTGCAGGCTTGCGTGCTTCGTCACGCCGGCGACTTCGGCGATTCGTTCCCCGACTTCGGTGATGTTGACCAGCTCGCCGGTGGCGGGATCAGCCAGCGCCGGAACACCGACGCGTAGCTCGTGCAAACTCTCCGTCAAACCGAAACCGGGGCGGTTGAGTGTCCGCCGTGCGGCCTCGCGCGATTCGATCGACGAATGCCCCATCT
Proteins encoded in this window:
- a CDS encoding WXG100 family type VII secretion target; protein product: MGDQITYNPAAVSDFATDVGSRAGQLHEIHEDTSNKTNALQEFFAGHGAQGFFDAQAQMLSGLQGLIETVGQHGTTTSHVLDNALTTDSAISNLF
- a CDS encoding WXG100 family type VII secretion target, producing MPDGTIQVTPQMLRSTAHDIQANMEHAMAIAQGYLANQENVMNPATWSGAGVVASHATATEVANELNKVLTGGTRLAEGLTQAAALMESHEADSQHAFQALFGGGHGS
- a CDS encoding PPE family protein; protein product: MPDPGWAARTPEANDLLLKAGTGISTHVANQTAWTTVGASHHASGIASAINTAATAASWLGLGSAASALNVTMLNASLHGLAGWVDVKPAVVSAAIAAFEMANSAMRPAPECMENRDEWTVDNHINPLVWGALTPRIISLDVEYFGVMWPNNSAVGATYGGILAGLAESLAIPPPVATMGASPAAPAQAASAVGQAAAEAAAGDGMRSAYQGVQAGTSTAGQSTSAGENFGNQIGTFMQPVQSMMQAVPQALQAPSGLMQAPMSALQPLQSMMGMFASPGALGMSGAAPGASAASAAAGAAATEASLGAGGGSASLGGAGMSATSFTRPVSAFESGSSGRPVGLRPSGALGAEALRSPTTTTMSGAPMGGMPVGHAAAGHRGSHGKSEQPATVRVVDDRDVTNWRRG
- a CDS encoding LppA family lipoprotein encodes the protein MNNSLQVGRPAQISSLGQAFHDAGRCTVEVDGKRNFLPDAVAVRVSVSDVWTMIVEPGRVAAAKIGATNVQVMRDQPGDHHVWFSGPTGTFIKVGYRGNLVVYGYTGCRLPARHEVVVLAERRDNLCARS